AGCGTTTCAAAGTAGTAAAGATCGAATCAACCGAACCGTTTCGACGAGGTCGATGGATGTGCATGGACTACTTGGATCATTCCGGAAATCAAACTATAAACAAGGAAGTAAGTTCAGAGAAGAATGGTTCCGGATCTGTTTCGGGAATATCGTCCATGGCCAGTGGAGATGAAGCCCTCCGTACAAAGACTAACACAATGACGAATAACTCAAATGCTTCCGCTGCCACCGGTGGTATTGGAAATCATATTGACGCTGCTGCCCAATTGGCAGCTGATGGAAACCTAAATATTTATCGGTCCGACATTCAAACGACAGCCGCAGGAACTGGTCAGAATTTTAATAACCAGCCGACAGTTCATGGCCAGACTATAGGTGGGTCAGTGAACGTACAATCCCAACAAACACTACAACAATCACAGCTTCCTAATCAATTCCAAGGCACACTTTACGAGGGTAATAGTGGCCACGGTCAGACAATGCCATTGGCAGCATCCGACTTCCAATACCAAGCTACACAGACtcagaatcaaaatcaaaatcagaaCCAGAACCAGCAGTCGTCACAGGTAAATGGCAATGAGACTCCTCCGGTTGCTGGACAATCACAGCCTGCCAGTTTCTTTGCAAACCAATTGAATGCAACTTCAACTAATGCTAATGCCGGCGTAAATAGTGCTCCGCCTACGTTTCAACAGCAACAATCGACACCGGTTCATGGAGCAACGCTGCCAGCCGGTATTCACCTACAAAATCTCGCTGAAGCACCAACCAATACTGGATTTCCAAATGCAAACGCTAACGCAACCGCATCCTATGCTCCGCCTTTTGAAGGAGGTGGCGCTGCTACTCATCCAACGTCATTGCCAACACAACAGACAAGCCAATCGTTCGAGGAGAATACTGGCCATGGTCAGACTATTCCCATGGCTGCAGCCGATTTCCAACAGTTTCAAGCTGCCCAAAATAACCAGCAGCCACAGGCAAATGGTAATGAGACTCCTTCGTCTGCTGGACAATCACAGCCTGTGGGATTCTTTGCAAATAACACAAATGCATCCGCGACTGCTGCTTCTGCGGCTTCAAGTAGTGCTCCCCCGACTTTTCAACAGCAAAACTCGACTCCAGTTCATGGTGCAACTTTGCCAGCAAACATTCATTTACAAAATGGAGCTGGCCCAGGTCCTGCTAGTGCAACTGGTTTTCCAAACAATAACGTATCCTATCAACCAGGTTTTGAAGGTAGCAGTGGTGCGCCTCAAGCTAATACATTGCCAATGCAACAGACTGgccaacagcaacagcaacaacagcagccgcaacaacaacagcagcagcagcaacaacagcaacagcagcaaccaccacaacaacagcagcaacaacaacaacagcagcagccacaacaacagcagcaacaaacGTACCCGGTTTATTATTCTCAAAGTATGACCGGGCCGCAAACCTATGCTGGAGCTGCTATGAGTGGTGCAGCCTATGCAATCTCTGTGAACCAACAAATAGGGACTGATTCAATTAATTcgtaccaacaacaacaacagcagccacaacaacagcagcaacaacagcaacaacaaccacaacaacagcaacaaagtGATTCAAATGCTGGAACCCCCTCAGGAGGCACCAATGGCCAACAACCGCAATCTCAACCACAACAGCAGTTCCAACCGATGCAAACAAATCCACTTGCTGGTCAATCAATGCCTATGCTAAACCAAATGAATTTCAATCTTCAAGGTCAATCGCAGGCTCAGTCGCAGCCGCAGCAACAACAGCCTGTTCAGGCCTCCCAAAACAATACTCCAGCAACTATAAGTGATCCAACAGTTATTGCTGCAACGatacaacaacagcagcaacaaaaccaacaacaacaaattgatATGAACAATTTCGCAACTAACAATGGTAACAACGGTACTGTTACCGGGGGGAGTAATACTAACACAGTGACTAATACGCCTTCAGAAGGTATGAATGCTCCACAgccacagcaacaacaacaacaacagcaaacatcattaccatcatcatcactgTCTGTTGCGGGATCAGTACAGGGATCTTCATCATCAGGAGGAAGTGTTGCAGTTGCATCGACTATAGGCAGTACTACAGACGAAACTCAGCTGCACCATGTTTCGGAAACAGAGACTGAAAGGTAAgtgattattttataataattaatttaaaaaaaaaacttttaaacaataatttaattaacacCATTGTGGTAGTTAAAGGAATTTGTAGCTAGTAGAAATTCTCGATAATTACGAAACTGgtgtgaattttaattttaattggtcCATTGGTATAGATAATGTGTTAAAGTGCCACCTACcgttatttaaaatgatttgttcATTCACTTAAAGTTGATTAACTAAACAATTAAAGTTTGCACTTTGACCAATACATTTTATAGAGGCAAGTTTATAAGTGTTACGTAAAACAGGGTTCAAATCGATtagccatttttaaaatttttaaacattaaaacaataataaaaagattTGACTCTTATATAAAAGCTGTTATCACAATTGACATTCATTCTAGGTTTTAAacataaagattatttttttaaggaacatTTTCCAACTATTGACATTATTTGAGACTGCAAAGAATACAATCATTTCAACAGAACAAagaatgtttgaatttttaagtgaTTGCGATCAATCGAGTGTCATGAAGTAATTGAGGGAATATATTAACtgcaatgttttaaattaaaaaaaaaaatggtacagtaataaaattttaaagcttaTATCTGAAGAAATCGTTTGCCAAATCCATATAACTTCTTAGTTTTTGACACTTACATCTTAGTTTTTTGACACTTCAAATTATTAGGTCCGTTTCCTAAACTACAGTTTGTTTGctggttctttatttttttaagaactgtcATTAGTTGGACGTGTTCAGATGCATCGGttttaataaaaggaaaatagTACTTTGTCCATTgcttaatatttagaaaattgtttactaattttaactttgagACATATTTAATAAGAATCAAAATTTATAATGgtcatttaaaatgtatatagtagtaaaaacactgttttatgTTTCTCGGAATTAATTTCTGCGCAACTTGATGTTAGAATCTATAAAACACGGATAAGCAGACACATCTTAAAACAATATACGATTTAATTCTACGGATCTGAAAATGTCTAGAAAGACGTGTGCTTTtggattgtgtttttttttcttctaatataTAGGGTAGGCTTCTTCAAACAATGTATTTTCAGAAACTATTAatcttttttcttcctttttgaatgatagaaagcaagccgttttttttaaatgaacatcTCTCCGATTTTCTTCCGATTCAACAAGGAGTTCCCCAAGGATCAATTTTATCCCCTTCTATTTCCATTATATGTAAATGAAAAcggtttcattataaatgaagtatccaaacatttttatgccgatgacattcaaatttacaaaagctgtCATTTGGGTTCAATTGAAGACTGCGCTTTCATCCTGAAtcaagaactagaaaagatatcCTACTGGGCGTCTTGCAATGGGTTGTTTCTCAAAGAAAATGCCTGGTTATATCAAGAAAAGAATGAGATTTAGCATACTTTTCTTCCATAATTCTTAACGAGAACCCTTAAAAATTCGtaaattccagtaaaaatctAGGTGCAATCTTCAATAGAACATTGGTCTGGAATGTTCACATTAACCAATTGATAGGTAAATCTTTGAGAACGCCCAGAATTCACCCCATTTAAAACCAGACTAATACTAGCAAGGACCCTAGTAATACCTGTTCTTACTCATGGATGCGAACTTTTTTTCAACTGCGATtccatcagcaaaaataaactaaacatagCCTTTGATAGTATCATTCGATACATCTTTTGGTTAAGAAGGTACGACCATGTTTCACATTTGCAAGAGATTCTACTTAATATGCCTCTAAATGATTTCATGAAGCTTCGAACattgatactgttttttttttaaatcttgaataaACACGTCAACCAGCTTATCACTTTGAAAAAATCAGAATGTCAACATCGAACAGATCGACTTCGGTAACTTTGACACGCTTTTCGTGTTTGACCTCGGAAATACAATTTTCGCTGCATATCGCCTCTGGAACTCACTTCCCACTCATCTATAAGTGATAtgcacattttccaaaaaagtattaaaatcttcttttctaaCCAAAGCAACTAACTTAAAATAGCTTATATCTTTTTCTCCCTCTTTTCTTCTTCtaattctattatttctgttattCCCTTGTTTTCAAGTCAAATAACATTTTATCGATGAATTTTTCTGACATTGTTGCTCACTTGGCAAAATTAGatatcaaaatgtttatttatcgGTCTCATTTAAGAGTTCTATTTCATTTTGGGCAGTTCTGCATTCCGAAAAATAGCTTCATCTTATTCGAATGATTTAGAgctcgtaaaatatttaaactgtacATTAATTGTCTCAAAAATCAGAACGGctgaatatttatatatatttaccaTTTATCCCTCATGTCCCTAGCCAAGGGATTCCTGAACAGAATTGTCGCTgacttttattttcagtttccattcgtcgcaatatcgctgaatcttatcgaaatcacgctgaaagagaattctaataacctcaactttACGCAATTAGATTAGATGTAAGAccacctatcagatcgctggtgtaaatgctgaaaagaatgggcgaattcaccgcttcctgttgaagaccatttttgatTAGTAATGTTTTGGTAGAAGTtaaattgccacttttgacaacaaactttctaccgttaagcatatcataaagtatatacaacaacggtttgcttatgccaatcctgctcagttttagataaagaccctctaaccatacagtgtcaaaggcctttttttttaaatcaaccaGAAAAGCACCtctgcattgttgttttgatttattctattggatatcagaaacgattTTAGACGCCGCATGAATTGAGTCATGCATGACCCGTCctaaacccgaactgtttattcGGAATTATtctgttgtccgcagcccattTAGTCAGGGCCCTATTGAAGATCTTTTCGGAAGGAATGCTGATGCTcgaaagaagacttatcgaccgaggATTtaacgggttggagttgtcctttttcctttttgggagaggatgaaccacagtggCCTCcaaatgcactggataatatgcaatTTTcaatgcattattgaagagtgtggtatatatgtcaattgcctccatcggtaagtGTCTTaatacaacgttggatatacatCTGCTGactctttgttttttattgaatggaagatgagctgaagctcaaccttcgtcactaacaagtcCAGTTtactcggcgattatggcattttccaaggaatcgtcatcgaACCACATAAAAccacggttctcagatcgccattgtgtcatatcatttccaaggtaaaagtgattaagtaggactatgttttccaggtcgtggttggggcgaatgctaacattcaccttgttcAAATTTTTCCTTcagatcttcaattatgtaaaagtcatcgtcaaagatgacttcttctggatctaattgccctgtcctgagtacgtctctgttctctttagttctttggagtttcagacacggaagatcattatcgttctttttcctgaatatcttgttgattttagggaacatactagggtcactgaaATTAACTGACCcagtcccagtacttgttaatatttgataacctgtagttctctttaatcaacagattgacattttgtaTTGAAGATAGTCGAACGttctaaccatcatgccatgaaCACGGTACTATACCAACTTCATGAATTAATTGTAGTAGTAAATCCATCCAATATTTTAACGCAAAAGGAAGGTTTTTCATATCAAAGATATATTTTTCGGCAAAAAAATCCgtcaaaattcttttaaagatCGTTTTACGACAAACTCATAATGTTTACTCCAATTATTATTGCTAATTTGACAAACTTATGAACTTTCCGACAatcatttaaattcttttagttTGTCATACTAATTGTTCAACCTGAATAGTTTACATACAAAAGGAGGTTACCTTTCATGAACCTAACtaatataatacaattttgtttttggaaagaatttCCTCATAAGACTATTGTCCAAGTTGCGAGTCCTTGTGACATTCTTTTTAAACCGCGACATTACTCACTCTTGAAgttatatgtacgagtatattgacctcgatttgtttttattttttcgaaattgaaatgtttt
This window of the Eupeodes corollae chromosome 3, idEupCoro1.1, whole genome shotgun sequence genome carries:
- the LOC129948770 gene encoding protein bunched, class 2/F/G isoform isoform X7, with translation MAENQTASEDSGQPQQQQDQQTSSQQSQQTDSSPDQESSSDSITPNPRSKTLNMRNSLTCIKLPRPVTSTSTSVDGSSVHKSSGKHHHHNHNHHHNHNSTSSGHHEHNVIHRTTSESLRLGLDYPGNGGGGSMTNSTSNSSSIREGSSSMAATTKSSNSTSNHSHSMSSSSSHSHSSRPHSHPHLPNSEGGPMQRKPKTSSFQITSVTVGSKFSSDNGDDSADDLDESHTDDNSRITDLENETPSVSEDTFSKEDVFFANNALSTTAPVIPTSSQYGLVVVDPIGSTVGQTIQNVQVNVADNVINVVSAVDNKKKSELKETQHRSERFKVVKIESTEPFRRGRWMCMDYLDHSGNQTINKEVSSEKNGSGSVSGISSMASGDEALRTKTNTMTNNSNASAATGGIGNHIDAAAQLAADGNLNIYRSDIQTTAAGTGQNFNNQPTVHGQTIGGSVNVQSQQTLQQSQLPNQFQGTLYEGNSGHGQTMPLAASDFQYQATQTQNQNQNQNQNQQSSQVNGNETPPVAGQSQPASFFANQLNATSTNANAGVNSAPPTFQQQQSTPVHGATLPAGIHLQNLAEAPTNTGFPNANANATASYAPPFEGGGAATHPTSLPTQQTSQSFEENTGHGQTIPMAAADFQQFQAAQNNQQPQANGNETPSSAGQSQPVGFFANNTNASATAASAASSSAPPTFQQQNSTPVHGATLPANIHLQNGAGPGPASATGFPNNNVSYQPGFEGSSGAPQANTLPMQQTGQQQQQQQQPQQQQQQQQQQQQQQPPQQQQQQQQQQQPQQQQQQTYPVYYSQSMTGPQTYAGAAMSGAAYAISVNQQIGTDSINSYQQQQQQPQQQQQQQQQQPQQQQQSDSNAGTPSGGTNGQQPQSQPQQQFQPMQTNPLAGQSMPMLNQMNFNLQGQSQAQSQPQQQQPVQASQNNTPATISDPTVIAATIQQQQQQNQQQQIDMNNFATNNGNNGTVTGGSNTNTVTNTPSEGMNAPQPQQQQQQQQTSLPSSSLSVAGSVQGSSSSGGSVAVASTIGSTTDETQLHHVSETETERYVKLFFSTNTHEWNESASGTSAVAIDNKIEQAMDLVKSHLMIAVREEVEVLKEKISELMDKINQLEVENTILKANMSQETLHQLQMQTQLQIAGSVGSGNMIAAPPLQQQIQQQPPQQQQQMQQQQQQQQQQQTIPQQSQQQQQQAPPQAVVNPATNSTTGPLS
- the LOC129948770 gene encoding protein bunched, class 2/F/G isoform isoform X8, encoding MAENQTASEDSGQPQQQQDQQTSSQQSQQTDSSPDQESSSDSITPNPRSKTLNMRNSLTCIKLPRPVTSTSTSVDGSSVHKSSGKHHHHNHNHHHNHNSTSSGHHEHNVIHRTTSESLRLGLDYPGNGGGGSMTNSTSNSSSIREGSSSMAATTKSSNSTSNHSHSMSSSSSHSHSSRPHSHPHLPNSEGGPMQRKPKTSSFQITSVTVGSKFSSDNGDDSADDLDESHTDDNSRITDLENETPSVSEDTFSKEDVFFANNALSTTAPVIPTSSQYGLVVVDPIGSTVGQTIQNVQVNVADNVINVVSAVDNKKKSELKETQHRSERFKVVKIESTEPFRRGRWMCMDYLDHSGNQTINKEVSSEKNGSGSVSGISSMASGDEALRTKTNTMTNNSNASAATGGIGNHIDAAAQLAADGNLNIYRSDIQTTAAGTGQNFNNQPTVHGQTIGGSVNVQSQQTLQQSQLPNQFQGTLYEGNSGHGQTMPLAASDFQYQATQTQNQNQNQNQNQQSSQVNGNETPPVAGQSQPASFFANQLNATSTNANAGVNSAPPTFQQQQSTPVHGATLPAGIHLQNLAEAPTNTGFPNANANATASYAPPFEGGGAATHPTSLPTQQTSQSFEENTGHGQTIPMAAADFQQFQAAQNNQQPQANGNETPSSAGQSQPVGFFANNTNASATAASAASSSAPPTFQQQNSTPVHGATLPANIHLQNGAGPGPASATGFPNNNVSYQPGFEGSSGAPQANTLPMQQTGQQQQQQQQPQQQQQQQQQQQQQQPPQQQQQQQQQQQPQQQQQQTYPVYYSQSMTGPQTYAGAAMSGAAYAISVNQQIGTDSINSYQQQQQQPQQQQQQQQQQPQQQQQSDSNAGTPSGGTNGQQPQSQPQQQFQPMQTNPLAGQSMPMLNQMNFNLQGQSQAQSQPQQQQPVQASQNNTPATISDPTVIAATIQQQQQQNQQQQIDMNNFATNNGNNGTVTGGSNTNTVTNTPSEGMNAPQPQQQQQQQQTSLPSSSLSVAGSVQGSSSSGGSVAVASTIGSTTDETQLHHVSETETESASGTSAVAIDNKIEQAMDLVKSHLMIAVREEVEVLKEKISELMDKINQLEVENTILKANMSQETLHQLQMQTQLQIAGSVGSGNMIAAPPLQQQIQQQPPQQQQQMQQQQQQQQQQQTIPQQSQQQQQQAPPQAVVNPATNSTTGPLS
- the LOC129948770 gene encoding protein bunched, class 2/F/G isoform isoform X1 — translated: MAENQTASEDSGQPQQQQDQQTSSQQSQQTDSSPDQESSSDSITPNPRSKTLNMRNSLTCIKLPRPVTSTSTSVDGSSVHKSSGKHHHHNHNHHHNHNSTSSGHHEHNVIHRTTSESLRLGLDYPGNGGGGSMTNSTSNSSSIREGSSSMAATTKSSNSTSNHSHSMSSSSSHSHSSRPHSHPHLPNSEGGPMQRKPKTSSFQITSVTVGSKFSSDNGDDSADDLDESHTDDNSRITDLENETPSVSEDTFSKEDVFFANNALSTTAPVIPTSSQYGLVVVDPIGSTVGQTIQNVQVNVADNVINVVSAVDNKKKSELKETQHRSERFKVVKIESTEPFRRGRWMCMDYLDHSGNQTINKEVSSEKNGSGSVSGISSMASGDEALRTKTNTMTNNSNASAATGGIGNHIDAAAQLAADGNLNIYRSDIQTTAAGTGQNFNNQPTVHGQTIGGSVNVQSQQTLQQSQLPNQFQGTLYEGNSGHGQTMPLAASDFQYQATQTQNQNQNQNQNQQSSQVNGNETPPVAGQSQPASFFANQLNATSTNANAGVNSAPPTFQQQQSTPVHGATLPAGIHLQNLAEAPTNTGFPNANANATASYAPPFEGGGAATHPTSLPTQQTSQSFEENTGHGQTIPMAAADFQQFQAAQNNQQPQANGNETPSSAGQSQPVGFFANNTNASATAASAASSSAPPTFQQQNSTPVHGATLPANIHLQNGAGPGPASATGFPNNNVSYQPGFEGSSGAPQANTLPMQQTGQQQQQQQQPQQQQQQQQQQQQQQPPQQQQQQQQQQQPQQQQQQTYPVYYSQSMTGPQTYAGAAMSGAAYAISVNQQIGTDSINSYQQQQQQPQQQQQQQQQQPQQQQQSDSNAGTPSGGTNGQQPQSQPQQQFQPMQTNPLAGQSMPMLNQMNFNLQGQSQAQSQPQQQQPVQASQNNTPATISDPTVIAATIQQQQQQNQQQQIDMNNFATNNGNNGTVTGGSNTNTVTNTPSEGMNAPQPQQQQQQQQTSLPSSSLSVAGSVQGSSSSGGSVAVASTIGSTTDETQLHHVSETETESSKASSLALALENRGKRNSSIPQLPILAPIFNFNASTDSLSNIKDSDVDGDGDNDGDGDDATEEKHHLFTNLALGDERYMLQSRTSPSDETLDGGESIGKNSSGMRSLPILIGSPTGGGGGIFSRQTSDSVMARSASPTTFQYSPFYYGSPTSSESLVQPISMSFDPSIYGGASTRLSVPTLMSHGHHGGGAITSGNNRLIRVIDGCGRSGIDGLNLGLGLGNDGKTLAAATAAVAAAGGAASVLNSASGTSAVAIDNKIEQAMDLVKSHLMIAVREEVEVLKEKISELMDKINQLEVENTILKANMSQETLHQLQMQTQLQIAGSVGSGNMIAAPPLQQQIQQQPPQQQQQMQQQQQQQQQQQTIPQQSQQQQQQAPPQAVVNPATNSTTGPLS